GCTGTCGTTGTCCGTGCCGCGCGGCAAAGTCACTGCCATCCTCGGCGGCAGCGGTGGCGGCAAGACCACGTTGCTAAATCTCATCGGTGGCCGCCTCAAACCGAAGTCGGGCCGCGTGCTCGTCGACGGCTTATCGGTTCCTGACCTATCCACGCGCGAGCTCTACGAGTTACGTAAGCGCATGGCGCTGCTGTTCCAAGCCGGCGCCTTGTTCACCGATCTTAGCGTTTTCGAAAATGTCGCCTTCCCGATGCGTGAGCACACGCGCTTGCCGGAATCGATTCTGCGCAGCGTTGTGCTGATGAAGCTCGAAACCGTCGGCTTGCGCGGCGCGCGCGATCTCATGCCGTCGCAATTGTCGGGTGGCATGGCCCGGCGCGTGGCGTTGGCGCGGGCGATCGCGCTCGATCCGATGATGGTGATGTACGACGAGCCGTTCACCGGGCTCGATCCGATCTCGATGGGCGTCACGGTCAAGCTGATCCGCGAGCTCAACGACGCACTCGGCATTACCTCGATTATCGTTACGCACGACGTTGAAGAGGCCTGCCATATCGCCGACTACATATATTTGTTGGGCAACGGTCAGGTAGTGGCGCACGGTACGCCGGACGATATGCGGCAATCCGATGCCGAAGAGGTCAAGCAGTTCATGGCCGGATTGCCGGACGGTCCGGTGCGTTTCCATTATCCCGCCCCAGACTATCTGCAAGATTTAACAACGGGCGGTAGCGCATGAGTCTGTTCCGTCACGTCGGCCAATGGGCGTTGGCGCGTATCGCCCGACTCGGGCACGCGAGCTTGTTTTTATACGAGCTGCTATTTGCTTCTTGGAAGAAGCCCGTACGGTTGGCACCCGTAATACGCAAGGCGTTTCGGCTGGTCGTACAACAACTGTATTCGGTCGGTGTGCAAACGCTGCTTATCATATTGGTATCGAGCCTATTCGTCGGCATGGTGCTGAGTCTGCAAGGCTACAACACGTTGGTGGATTTCGGTGCTGAGTCGTCGCTCGGTCTGCTGGTAGCGCTATCGTTGTCGCGCGAGCTTGGTCCGGTCGTAACGGCATTGTTGTTCGCCGGTCGCGCCGGTTCGGCGTTGACCGCCGAAATCGGTCTCATGAAGGCGACCGAGCAGTTGGCCGGTATGGAAATGATGGCGGTCAATCCGATGACACGCGTCATCGCGCCGCGCTTCATCGCCGGTTTGATCTCGCTGCCACTGTTGGCGGCAATGTTTACTGCCGTGGGTATTATCGGCGGCCACTTAGTCGGCGTCGTGCGGCTGGGTGTCGATGACGGCGTGTTTTGGTCGCAGATGCAAAACGGTGTCGACTTCTACGACGATATCTTGAACGGCCTGCTCAAGAGTGTGGTGTTCGGCTTCGTCGTTAGTTGGATCGCCGTGTTCGAAGGTTATGACGCTGTGCCCACGTCCGAAGGCGTGGCGAGTGCGACCACGCGCACCGTGGTGACATCGTCGTTAGCGGTGCTTGGACTCGACTTCATTTTGACAGCCCTGACGCTGGGGGATTTTTAACGTATGGATCGAAAATTTTTAGAGATTTGGGTGGGCGTGTTTGTCGTTGCCGGAATGGCGGCGTTGGCGATGCTCGCATTCAAAGTCGGCAACCTAAGCGGTGCCGACGTCGCCAACGGTTACCAAGTGAAGGCGCGCTTCGACAATATCGGCGGCCTCAAGGTGCGGTCGGCGGTGACCATGGCCGGTGTGCGCATTGGCCGCGTGTCCGACATCAGCTTCGATTCCGAGCGCTATCAGGCGTTAGTGACGCTCAACATCGACGGTCGCTATAACAAAATCCCGAACGATACCAGTGCGTCGATTCTGACCTCAGGATTGCTGGGGGAGCAGTACGTCGGTATGGAACCTGGGGGGGCGGAAGAGCCTCTAAAAACCGGTGATGTCATCCAAATCACGCAATCAGCGTTGGTATTGGAGAAACTCATCGGCCAGTTCTTGTTCAGTAAGGCCTCGGAAGGCGATGCCGACAAGTCGAAGTCGGCGGCGCCCTAGCGAAAAAGTTAGTCGGAGAAAGATATGCAGCGTATTTTTGCCAGCTTTGCAGCGTTGTTGTTGATGGTCGGTATCGCCGTGGCAGATGTCGTGCCGCCCGATCAATTGGTAAAGACCACGACCGATCGCATTCTCGAGCTGATCAAGGCGAACCGCGACGAGTATGCCAAAGACCATAAAAAGCTCTACGCCATGGTCGATAGCGAGGTTTTGCCGAATTTCGATTTCAAAGCGATGGCGCGACAGGTGCTCGGCCGCAATTGGAAAGATGCTAACGAAGAACAGCGCGAACGCTTCGTGAAGGAGTTCCGCGATTTGCTGGTGCGTACTTACGCGACCGCGCTGCTCAAATACACCGATCAAGAGATCCGTTATTTGCCGTTCCACGCTGCGCCCGAGGAGAAGCAGGGGTTGGTGCGGACCGAGGTAGTGCAGAAAGGCGGTCCGAGTATCGCCATGAATTTGAGCTTCTTCCGGACCGATCAGGGTTGGAAGGTGTACGACGTGTCGATCGAAGGCGTAAGTCTGATCAATAATTACCGTGGCACATATGCCGAACGCGTCCGCACGCAAGGGCTAGACACATTAATTGCCAGTATCGCCGACATGAATCGCCGCGGCCAAGTTGACGTCAAGGCCGGGCAAGCGAAGGCGAGTCCGTGAGCGTCGGTAATGAACAGGCCCGCACCAATGTGCGGGCCGACGGTGTGATCGCCGTTGCCGGCGAGCTCACATTCAATACCGTTCCCGATGTTTTCCAGCAAAGCGGCGGCTGGTTCGCCAAAGCGAACGGCCCGGTTACGATCGACCTAAGCGAGCTTCGTCGCACCGACAGCGCTGGCCTGGCGTTAATGCTCGAGTGGCTAAATTGTGCCCGTGCCGCCGGTCGTGAACTGAAGCTCGTTCATGTGCCCGAACAAATGCGCTCGCTCATCCGCCTCAGCGGATTGAATCAGGCGCTGGGTGTCAATTCTCATACGTGACATTGGTGGTGTCCCGGTCGACGCCTAGTGTCGGCCCGGTGTTTTCGACAGGGAGGCGAAAGCCAACAATGAAAAATAACGAGACTTTCGATCAGTTGGGTGCGCCGGGCTTGGCGCTTGTTATCGAAGATCACCCGCTTTACCGAGACGCGCTTCGAATTCTGCTGAGCACGATGCTCGGCGAAACCAACGTAATCGCGGTTAGCACGGTCGAAGAGGGCTTGCGCCGCGCGGTGCCCGTTACCGATGTGCGTTTGGTGATGCTCGACGTCGGCCTTCCCGGCGTCAGCGGAACCGAAGCGGTGACGGTGGTGCGTCGGGCTTGTACGGGTGCGGCGCTCATCGTTATCTCCGCTTCCGAGGATCGGCGCGATGTCGCCGCCGCGTTCCGCGCGGGCGCGCAGCTTTTCGTCTCGAAGACGATCGCCACCGAAATATTGGCCGACCTGGTGCGTAGTGCGCTGGCGGGTCATTTGCCCGAACAGCCGGCGTGGATTTCGCCCTTCGGCGAAGCGACCTTCCTGCAAGAGGCGCTACCGACACTGACGCCGCGGCAACGGCAGATTTTGGGCTTATTGAATAACGGTTGCTCGAATAAAGAAATCGGTTCGCGCCTCGGCTTGGCAGAGGTGACGGTGAAAATGCACGTGTCTTCTATTTTTCGTTCGCTCGGCGTAGCTAGTCGGACGCAGGCTATTCTTGCGGCACATCGTTTGGGACTGCATGAAGCGACGGGCGATGCAGGTGGCCTGCGATAAGCGCGATCAACGCTATATTGAGCGCGTCTTCCTTGATCGGCTTATGCAGCATCGGCAAGCCGCTGGCATGAATCTCGTCGATGCACTCGACGGCGGTATCGCCGGTAATGAGTAACGCTGGGATAGTGCGGTTGAATTCCGCGCGCAAGCCAGCGACGGCGTCGATGCCGTTTTCCTCACCGCGCAATCGGTAGTCGCAAATAATCGCATCGGGCAGTTGCCCGCCGGCGCGCAGCTTTGCGATCGCCTCGTTTGGAGAAGTGGCGGTCACAATCGCGTAACCCCAACGTTCGAGCCGTGCACGCATGGCGTCGAGGATCTGGGCATCGTCGTCG
The Gammaproteobacteria bacterium DNA segment above includes these coding regions:
- a CDS encoding ABC transporter ATP-binding protein, with amino-acid sequence MLSNNDVLVSLENVTFARGDRQILNGLSLSVPRGKVTAILGGSGGGKTTLLNLIGGRLKPKSGRVLVDGLSVPDLSTRELYELRKRMALLFQAGALFTDLSVFENVAFPMREHTRLPESILRSVVLMKLETVGLRGARDLMPSQLSGGMARRVALARAIALDPMMVMYDEPFTGLDPISMGVTVKLIRELNDALGITSIIVTHDVEEACHIADYIYLLGNGQVVAHGTPDDMRQSDAEEVKQFMAGLPDGPVRFHYPAPDYLQDLTTGGSA
- the mlaE gene encoding lipid asymmetry maintenance ABC transporter permease subunit MlaE; protein product: MSLFRHVGQWALARIARLGHASLFLYELLFASWKKPVRLAPVIRKAFRLVVQQLYSVGVQTLLIILVSSLFVGMVLSLQGYNTLVDFGAESSLGLLVALSLSRELGPVVTALLFAGRAGSALTAEIGLMKATEQLAGMEMMAVNPMTRVIAPRFIAGLISLPLLAAMFTAVGIIGGHLVGVVRLGVDDGVFWSQMQNGVDFYDDILNGLLKSVVFGFVVSWIAVFEGYDAVPTSEGVASATTRTVVTSSLAVLGLDFILTALTLGDF
- the mlaD gene encoding outer membrane lipid asymmetry maintenance protein MlaD, whose amino-acid sequence is MDRKFLEIWVGVFVVAGMAALAMLAFKVGNLSGADVANGYQVKARFDNIGGLKVRSAVTMAGVRIGRVSDISFDSERYQALVTLNIDGRYNKIPNDTSASILTSGLLGEQYVGMEPGGAEEPLKTGDVIQITQSALVLEKLIGQFLFSKASEGDADKSKSAAP
- a CDS encoding ABC transporter substrate-binding protein produces the protein MQRIFASFAALLLMVGIAVADVVPPDQLVKTTTDRILELIKANRDEYAKDHKKLYAMVDSEVLPNFDFKAMARQVLGRNWKDANEEQRERFVKEFRDLLVRTYATALLKYTDQEIRYLPFHAAPEEKQGLVRTEVVQKGGPSIAMNLSFFRTDQGWKVYDVSIEGVSLINNYRGTYAERVRTQGLDTLIASIADMNRRGQVDVKAGQAKASP
- a CDS encoding STAS domain-containing protein; this encodes MSVGNEQARTNVRADGVIAVAGELTFNTVPDVFQQSGGWFAKANGPVTIDLSELRRTDSAGLALMLEWLNCARAAGRELKLVHVPEQMRSLIRLSGLNQALGVNSHT
- a CDS encoding response regulator transcription factor; the encoded protein is MKNNETFDQLGAPGLALVIEDHPLYRDALRILLSTMLGETNVIAVSTVEEGLRRAVPVTDVRLVMLDVGLPGVSGTEAVTVVRRACTGAALIVISASEDRRDVAAAFRAGAQLFVSKTIATEILADLVRSALAGHLPEQPAWISPFGEATFLQEALPTLTPRQRQILGLLNNGCSNKEIGSRLGLAEVTVKMHVSSIFRSLGVASRTQAILAAHRLGLHEATGDAGGLR